The following DNA comes from Fibrobacter sp..
AGAACAGTCTTCCTCCAGCGAAACGGTTGAGGAGTCTAGCAGCTCTGAAGCAGAGTCCTCCTCCAGCGAAACGGTTGAGGAGTCTAGCAGCTCTGAAGCAGAGTCCTCCTCCAGCGAAACGGTTGAGGAGTCTAGCAGCTCTGAAGCAGAGTCCTCCTCCAGCGAAGTGGTTGAAGAATCCAGCAGTTCCGAGGAAAGTTCAAGCAGCGGGGCAGAATCTAGTAGTTCTGTCGAAGAAAGCCCCTGCATTGCCTTTGTGAACGGTGTCGGGGGCTATGCGGAACACTGCTATAATTCTGGTTTGAACAATATGACTGCGGAAACATGCTACACTATTTCCCCCACACGTCCAGGAAGTTTACAGTGGATGAATACGGATGCTTCAAATAGGGAATGGTGGGTGGAAACCTCCTGCTTAGACTTTGTTCCTCCCAGCTCCAGTTCTGCAACAACCATTGTGTCTAGCAGCTCTAGTGCAAGTAGCCCAGAAGCATTCGTAGCGGAACTGCAGTCGCAATTAAAGGTTTCCTTCGCTCACAACAGCCTTGCGATTTATGCGCCTAGAGAATCTTTAGTTCGCGTACAGGTGTTCGATATGCTGGGCAATCGCGTGAAGACTTTCCAGGAAACCTTTGCTGGTAGTAGGAATGTTTCCCTTCAAGGTCTCCCGCAGGGCAGTTACATGGTCCGCGTTGTGACCGGAAGTTCTGCAAAGACCAGCCGTATCAACATACGGTAAGTCTTTTGCCGACGGTGACTGGAGCTTACAAGTGTGTAATGTGGAGTGTGTAGTGAGAAATGAATAATTCCACATTCCCCTAACCCCTAGATCCTAGCCCCTAACCCCTAATCACTATTTACTATCTTTGGCCCGTATGTTTTTGAAGGGCGTGAAAGATGGGTTACCCATAGGCATCGGCTATTTTGCGGTGTCCTTCTCTTTCGGCATCGCCGGCTCCAAGTTCATGTCTTGGTTCTTGGTGACCTTCATCTCCATGACCAACTTGACTTCGGCGGGGCAGTTTGCGGGCCTTAACATCATGGTGGATGCCGCCGGCACTTTTTTGGAGATGGCTATCGCCACCTTCTTTATCAACCTGCGCTATTCCCTGATGGCCATTACCCTTTCCCAGAAAGTCTCGTCTGATTTTACGACGCCTTACCGCCTGCTTCTGGCCACGGGAATCACCGACGAAATTTTCGCCGTGTCCATGGCCCAGCAAAATCGCGTGACTCCCCGCTATTTCTTTGGCCTGATGGTGCTGCCCTATATCGGCTGGTCCCTGGGGACGCTCACGGGGGCTGTGTCAGGAGAGATTCTACCTTCCTGGATTACCAATGCCCTGGGCGTTGCCTTGTATGGCATGTTTGTGGCCATTGTGGTGCCCCCCTGCAAAAAACATCTGTCCACATTGATTGTCGTTGTTGTGGCTATCGCCTTGAGTCTTGCATTCAAGTATGTCCCTGTGCTGCAGGGCGTATCTTATGGTTTTTCCATCATCATCTGTGCGGTAGTAGCTTCTCTCTTTGGGGCCATGTTCTTTCCGGTCAAGGAGTCAGACGATGAACCTTAGGGAATATTTTGCCTTCTTGATGGTTATGGCGGGGGTGACCTTCCTTTTGCGGGCAGTCCCCTTTGTGCTTTTGAAAGGGAAGCTGAGCAATCCCTTTGTCAAGTCTTTCTTGGCCTACATCCCCTGCACGGTACTTGCCGCCATGACGGTGCCTGCCATCTTCTATTCTACGGATTCCATGCTGTCGGGCGTGCTTGCTCTTGTAACGGCCGTGGTGGCATCCCTGTTCCGTTTTGGGCTGGTGGGCGTTGCCCTGGTGGCCTGCTGCACGGTGCTTTTTATAGACGGCCTTTGGCCCATGTTCTTTTAATAATCTAGATTGGTGTGGCTTATGGAATTCGGGCGTTTTGAAGCATTGATTGAAAAGTTCCCTCAGGTGCAGATTTTTAGCACCGATGGTGCGGATCTGGACCGGGTCATTTCCCATTTCTTGAACCAGCGCAAGAATGTTT
Coding sequences within:
- a CDS encoding T9SS type A sorting domain-containing protein, producing the protein EQSSSSETVEESSSSEAESSSSETVEESSSSEAESSSSETVEESSSSEAESSSSEVVEESSSSEESSSSGAESSSSVEESPCIAFVNGVGGYAEHCYNSGLNNMTAETCYTISPTRPGSLQWMNTDASNREWWVETSCLDFVPPSSSSATTIVSSSSSASSPEAFVAELQSQLKVSFAHNSLAIYAPRESLVRVQVFDMLGNRVKTFQETFAGSRNVSLQGLPQGSYMVRVVTGSSAKTSRINIR
- a CDS encoding AzlC family ABC transporter permease, translated to MFLKGVKDGLPIGIGYFAVSFSFGIAGSKFMSWFLVTFISMTNLTSAGQFAGLNIMVDAAGTFLEMAIATFFINLRYSLMAITLSQKVSSDFTTPYRLLLATGITDEIFAVSMAQQNRVTPRYFFGLMVLPYIGWSLGTLTGAVSGEILPSWITNALGVALYGMFVAIVVPPCKKHLSTLIVVVVAIALSLAFKYVPVLQGVSYGFSIIICAVVASLFGAMFFPVKESDDEP
- a CDS encoding AzlD domain-containing protein is translated as MNLREYFAFLMVMAGVTFLLRAVPFVLLKGKLSNPFVKSFLAYIPCTVLAAMTVPAIFYSTDSMLSGVLALVTAVVASLFRFGLVGVALVACCTVLFIDGLWPMFF